A part of Terriglobales bacterium genomic DNA contains:
- a CDS encoding serine hydrolase, whose protein sequence is PDSDILGGLTPGVSRVTNRDLATMMVSVSDNSAANILIERVGIENVNALLDSLGLKQTRLRRKMMDLEAAKQGRENVATPRELAALLEAIYGGKVIEKPLADDFFKILASGRTHYKAYFRAGGIPDDVVVAEKEGELEGVRADCGVVFVPGRPFVLCVMTNYLADEREGEAAISRIAGAAYRTFDRLGRASPYGRIISPRSSGSPK, encoded by the coding sequence CCGGACAGCGACATCCTCGGAGGCCTCACTCCCGGCGTGAGCCGCGTCACCAACCGCGACCTGGCGACCATGATGGTTTCAGTCAGCGACAACTCCGCCGCCAACATCCTCATCGAGCGCGTGGGCATAGAGAACGTCAACGCGCTGCTCGACTCGCTCGGCCTCAAGCAGACCCGCCTGCGTCGCAAGATGATGGACCTGGAAGCCGCCAAGCAGGGCCGCGAGAACGTTGCTACCCCGCGTGAGCTGGCCGCGCTGCTCGAAGCCATCTACGGCGGCAAGGTCATCGAGAAGCCGCTGGCCGATGACTTCTTCAAAATACTGGCTTCCGGCCGCACCCACTACAAAGCCTACTTCCGCGCCGGCGGCATCCCCGACGACGTGGTCGTGGCCGAGAAAGAGGGCGAGCTCGAAGGCGTGCGCGCCGATTGCGGCGTGGTCTTCGTCCCCGGGCGGCCGTTCGTCCTGTGCGTGATGACCAACTACCTGGCGGACGAAAGGGAAGGAGAGGCGGCCATCAGCCGCATCGCCGGCGCCGCCTACCGCACCTTCGACCGCCTGGGCCGGGCGTCACCATACGGGCGCATCATCTCCCCGCGCAGTAGCGGAAGCCCGAAATAG